One Deltaproteobacteria bacterium PRO3 DNA window includes the following coding sequences:
- a CDS encoding DEAD/DEAH box helicase has translation MPIRDLQQLSQQMETLLRDGTRRNLHAQAHARAILKQLGTPEREWPAFSPVLDERLMYFANASMVMALDLVDAPMYQDLATELLTQGAEAIEFLCVVGRFKACIPDELLKAATAYHIAGHHARSYVLMHTLTTSNDFKPDSFIQAIIALVARDLTRAREITLAIFNQPQFVDANVAEALAGGATTDDNAIADLGRRSLTEAISWFLEFLKVGSMPFRDTATKQCRAVAALGREARHVDLWWWGKVLERFFRELGDSSFWSCIGDIGPRFPSGAPIQRYIESLLLKHPATISLWPSQQSAIAMIKRADAPSFCVRMPTSAGKTRIAELCIVRAILDSLNSPNAKCVYIAPFRSLAAEIERTLTSGLQPLGVRVSEVYGGFDMTANDERLIQDTQVLIATPEKLDAVLRIAPELLSDIRLVIFDEGHLAGDTSSRGLRAEFLINRLLWRLGRQQCRHVFLSAVLPNPEDFARWIGGGADHLVSSTWRPSRLLVGQCLWNGTRVRLDYTHSSDTPLDHETFVPQFVGRREVRGIQGVGGRRRPFPANWQEAYASAAIHLTSIGTTLAFVPQARHVESTAKTILDALQLSHALARSEGATLHFPSPDPVSALMQDCLTAIRDELGPDSVISSFIRAGIAIHHGNLPSRVRLAIERLVRDRQLALIVATTTLGQGVNLPIRTVLVRGVQQDQHHQIDRLGFWNIAGRAGRALHENEGHVLFFFDETAPTHQLRSRRAAIRELIQRTSVEAVIGVLHRALSFLRKLWHSTTPNIPFETLCLRIAEDDFTWAPEDKRQSLASLFGLVDQNLLAMAVEAVYTPEQPDRLQEVLRESLLFCQLETRPIDGITAPAAINIMSARLRSIYRRFPQEDRRAKFYKMGFDLDDCLTVEKNRNQIMDILRNVADWDSGTEDTRLDTLLSLAALALPLNTMREATDLDPLVLLPAIKGWLRGQSCIEIIAAGQADDISSDPGELSRIIERVCVYGLAWVMNGIITFSRPEFENHGIPFPEAASHFPAMFKLGVPSPLASAFAGYLQLDRSLAIEAAAKCPYSITEIDRAIAWLHATDAASLQEQGMSEAAATRVVRLRRTGIDPLAQLNTEATDTRRVIVNGNRLDDETAAGDAVLWLPRASAGPEWLDLARPDGKLLGTYRFQQQPVPEWLSRTSKVVSRLTDISPHSKGAVVTVESRRLGT, from the coding sequence ATGCCGATTCGCGACCTACAGCAATTGAGCCAACAAATGGAAACACTCCTGCGCGACGGCACGCGACGCAACCTCCACGCCCAAGCGCACGCGAGAGCGATTCTTAAACAACTCGGAACGCCGGAACGTGAGTGGCCAGCTTTTAGCCCCGTACTCGATGAACGCCTCATGTATTTCGCAAATGCTTCGATGGTTATGGCCTTGGACCTTGTTGACGCGCCGATGTACCAAGACCTCGCAACGGAGTTACTAACCCAGGGGGCCGAGGCTATCGAGTTTCTATGTGTTGTCGGGCGGTTCAAAGCATGCATACCGGATGAGCTGCTCAAGGCAGCGACGGCCTACCACATCGCTGGCCATCACGCCCGCTCCTACGTCCTGATGCACACGCTGACAACTAGCAATGACTTTAAGCCGGATTCATTCATACAGGCAATCATTGCCCTTGTGGCTCGTGATCTCACGCGTGCTAGAGAAATCACGCTGGCGATCTTTAATCAACCTCAGTTCGTAGATGCCAATGTTGCAGAGGCCCTCGCAGGTGGTGCGACTACGGATGACAATGCAATCGCGGATCTTGGACGACGCAGCCTGACTGAAGCGATTTCGTGGTTTTTGGAATTTCTTAAAGTCGGTTCAATGCCTTTTCGTGATACCGCCACCAAACAGTGCCGCGCCGTCGCAGCGCTTGGGCGGGAGGCTCGCCATGTTGATCTCTGGTGGTGGGGAAAGGTTCTGGAACGTTTTTTCCGCGAACTTGGCGACTCAAGCTTTTGGAGCTGCATTGGCGATATTGGTCCGCGCTTCCCTTCGGGCGCCCCAATCCAGCGCTACATCGAAAGCCTGTTACTGAAGCACCCCGCCACCATATCGCTGTGGCCATCCCAGCAGAGCGCCATAGCCATGATCAAGCGAGCAGATGCTCCAAGCTTCTGCGTGCGAATGCCCACCAGCGCGGGGAAGACTCGCATAGCCGAACTCTGCATCGTGCGCGCCATATTGGACAGTCTCAACAGTCCTAACGCTAAGTGTGTGTATATCGCTCCGTTCCGCTCACTAGCAGCTGAAATCGAGCGCACCCTCACCAGTGGACTACAACCATTGGGAGTTCGCGTTTCCGAGGTCTATGGCGGATTTGATATGACGGCCAATGACGAACGGCTGATCCAGGATACCCAGGTACTGATTGCTACGCCGGAAAAGCTGGATGCGGTTCTGCGAATAGCGCCGGAGCTGCTCTCGGACATCCGCCTCGTGATCTTCGACGAGGGCCACCTCGCAGGCGACACTTCTTCGCGCGGCCTACGCGCTGAGTTCCTGATTAACCGCCTCTTGTGGCGCCTGGGGCGTCAGCAATGCCGCCACGTCTTCCTGTCCGCAGTTCTCCCTAACCCGGAAGACTTCGCGCGATGGATCGGCGGCGGCGCCGACCATCTTGTTTCATCGACATGGCGTCCGTCGCGGCTGCTCGTAGGGCAGTGTTTGTGGAATGGCACACGTGTTCGGCTCGATTATACCCATTCCAGTGATACGCCGTTGGATCATGAAACCTTTGTGCCGCAGTTTGTGGGCCGGCGAGAGGTCCGGGGCATCCAAGGAGTAGGCGGACGTCGGAGGCCGTTTCCCGCCAATTGGCAGGAAGCCTATGCATCGGCTGCTATACATCTGACTTCCATCGGAACGACTTTAGCCTTTGTTCCTCAAGCCCGACACGTAGAGTCGACGGCCAAGACTATTCTTGATGCATTGCAACTTTCACATGCCCTGGCTCGGTCCGAGGGTGCGACGTTGCACTTTCCTTCTCCCGATCCCGTGAGTGCGCTTATGCAGGATTGCCTGACTGCAATTCGCGATGAGCTTGGCCCCGATTCAGTAATTTCATCGTTCATCCGGGCCGGCATTGCCATTCACCACGGCAACCTTCCTTCTCGAGTCAGGCTGGCAATCGAGCGGCTCGTTCGAGATCGACAGCTCGCCCTCATCGTAGCGACAACGACGCTCGGGCAGGGAGTTAACCTGCCGATCCGGACAGTCCTAGTGCGAGGCGTCCAACAGGACCAGCACCACCAGATTGACAGATTGGGATTCTGGAATATCGCCGGGCGAGCGGGGCGCGCCCTCCACGAGAACGAAGGTCACGTGCTCTTCTTCTTCGACGAAACGGCACCAACCCATCAGTTGCGGAGCCGCCGAGCTGCAATCCGCGAATTGATCCAGCGGACAAGCGTGGAGGCAGTAATTGGGGTGCTTCACCGCGCGCTCTCTTTCCTGCGAAAACTCTGGCACAGCACAACGCCGAATATCCCATTTGAAACATTGTGTCTTCGCATAGCAGAAGACGACTTCACTTGGGCTCCCGAGGATAAGCGCCAAAGCCTCGCCTCACTTTTCGGCCTGGTGGATCAGAATCTGCTCGCTATGGCCGTGGAAGCAGTCTATACGCCCGAGCAGCCAGATCGGCTCCAGGAGGTCCTGCGCGAATCGCTACTCTTCTGCCAGCTGGAGACTCGCCCGATCGATGGCATCACCGCTCCGGCAGCTATTAATATTATGAGTGCGCGCTTGAGGTCCATCTACCGTCGTTTCCCCCAGGAAGATCGCCGGGCAAAATTCTACAAAATGGGGTTCGACTTGGACGACTGCTTGACCGTGGAAAAAAATCGGAACCAGATTATGGATATCCTCAGGAACGTTGCTGATTGGGACAGCGGGACGGAAGATACCCGGCTCGATACTCTCCTCTCTTTGGCAGCACTTGCCTTGCCGCTCAACACGATGCGCGAGGCGACAGACCTGGACCCTCTGGTACTGCTGCCAGCCATCAAGGGCTGGCTCAGAGGACAAAGCTGCATCGAAATCATCGCCGCCGGACAGGCTGACGATATTTCGTCCGATCCTGGCGAACTGTCGCGTATCATAGAGCGGGTCTGCGTCTATGGACTCGCGTGGGTCATGAATGGAATCATTACTTTTAGCCGTCCCGAGTTTGAAAACCACGGCATCCCCTTCCCGGAGGCGGCTTCTCATTTTCCGGCCATGTTCAAACTAGGAGTGCCTTCTCCACTCGCTTCAGCTTTTGCTGGCTATCTGCAACTTGATCGAAGCCTGGCTATTGAGGCTGCTGCGAAGTGCCCATATAGTATCACAGAAATCGACCGAGCCATTGCCTGGCTGCATGCGACCGATGCAGCCAGCCTTCAGGAGCAGGGTATGTCGGAAGCTGCTGCCACTAGGGTCGTCCGGCTCCGTAGAACGGGAATCGACCCCCTCGCCCAACTGAATACGGAGGCCACTGATACGCGCCGAGTGATTGTGAATGGCAATCGATTGGACGACGAAACGGCCGCTGGAGATGCAGTTTTGTGGCTACCGCGCGCAAGCGCCGGGCCCGAGTGGCTCGACCTTGCGCGTCCTGACGGAAAGCTACTCGGCACGTATCGCTTTCAGCAACAGCCTGTCCCTGAATGGCTGTCTCGAACTTCGAAGGTTGTCTCGCGGCTTACGGACATCTCGCCTCATTCCAAAGGGGCTGTTGTAACCGTTGAGAGCCGTCGACTCGGTACGTGA
- a CDS encoding DUF1837 domain-containing protein, translating into MDYPESEMPLATDPVSRDNFDAHWLEAGVSITYPDLRHHPMREISGSRPRIRDSLSRAIVDHHVHRQRVADRLQALGHVGAAAFFRTELPRDDRTRKGNFGEVVASEHLIQRYGYAMPVFKLRYRDSNLAMRGEDIVAFKIDNQQRITCVIIGEAKTVTTYNADTVHRAHERLHKAYHPRPMTLGMLAEILYMNGSSALASQIDDIAIHLAKDDFPRENWIFLICQDCPVEPFACLNGNGNIIPDLHCVNLSLSDLTNFVNHLFDHPVLE; encoded by the coding sequence TTGGATTACCCCGAATCAGAAATGCCCCTAGCGACCGACCCCGTAAGCCGGGACAACTTTGATGCTCATTGGCTTGAAGCTGGTGTATCCATCACTTACCCCGACCTCCGGCATCATCCCATGAGAGAGATCAGCGGAAGCCGACCTCGAATTCGAGATTCGCTTTCCCGAGCCATTGTTGATCACCACGTACATCGCCAGAGAGTCGCGGACCGACTCCAGGCCCTCGGTCATGTGGGCGCGGCAGCATTCTTTCGAACAGAGTTACCTCGCGATGACCGTACCCGTAAGGGCAATTTCGGAGAGGTCGTTGCATCTGAGCACTTAATCCAGCGTTACGGCTACGCAATGCCAGTTTTCAAGCTACGCTACCGCGACAGCAATCTGGCTATGAGGGGAGAGGACATCGTTGCATTCAAGATCGATAATCAGCAACGGATCACGTGCGTTATCATCGGGGAGGCCAAGACAGTCACTACCTACAATGCTGACACGGTACATCGTGCGCACGAGCGATTGCATAAGGCTTATCACCCTCGCCCGATGACGCTTGGGATGCTCGCCGAGATTCTCTACATGAATGGGAGCTCGGCCCTCGCTTCCCAAATAGACGATATCGCCATACACCTCGCCAAGGATGACTTTCCCCGGGAGAACTGGATATTCCTGATTTGCCAGGACTGCCCGGTTGAGCCATTCGCGTGCCTGAATGGCAATGGCAACATCATACCTGACCTTCATTGCGTTAATCTGTCCCTCTCGGACTTGACGAATTTTGTGAACCACCTATTTGACCATCCCGTTCTGGAGTAG
- the mutM gene encoding bifunctional DNA-formamidopyrimidine glycosylase/DNA-(apurinic or apyrimidinic site) lyase produces the protein MPELPEVETILRSLRLVEGKQVVGLDFSKLAPVETTRPAQIRRALADRPIRRLERRGKYLLIRSEGGAALVIHLGMSGRLTYFPRPPERFEAHTHLKLKFDDGSVLAYQDARRFGTLSLSAEPEGGDNAFLRRLGPDYLDPALDAAAYLARCRRHPGLNLKALTLHQGVGAGLGNIYACESLYKAGLDPRRRVRRTKDAELAALLQAARETLELGIRHGGSSLRDYFDGLGNRGVMKEFLQVYDREGQPTLDGRGMVKRIVQQARSTWFCPEVQR, from the coding sequence ATGCCCGAATTGCCCGAAGTCGAGACCATCCTCCGCAGCCTGAGGCTGGTGGAGGGAAAGCAAGTGGTGGGGCTCGACTTTTCGAAACTCGCCCCCGTCGAGACCACCCGGCCGGCGCAGATTCGGCGGGCCCTGGCGGACCGGCCCATCCGGCGCCTGGAGCGGCGGGGCAAATACCTGCTGATCCGCTCGGAGGGCGGCGCGGCCCTGGTGATTCACCTGGGGATGAGCGGCCGTCTCACCTACTTTCCCCGGCCTCCCGAGCGCTTCGAGGCGCACACCCATCTCAAATTGAAATTCGACGACGGCTCGGTGCTGGCGTATCAGGACGCGCGGCGCTTTGGGACGCTGTCGCTGAGCGCGGAACCGGAGGGCGGCGACAACGCCTTTTTGCGGCGCTTGGGGCCGGATTACCTCGACCCAGCGCTGGACGCCGCGGCCTACCTTGCGCGCTGCCGCCGCCACCCGGGCCTGAACCTGAAGGCCCTGACCCTGCACCAGGGCGTGGGCGCCGGCCTAGGCAACATCTACGCCTGCGAGTCGCTGTATAAGGCGGGCCTGGACCCGCGGCGGCGGGTGCGGCGGACGAAGGACGCAGAGCTGGCGGCGCTGCTGCAGGCGGCCCGGGAGACCTTGGAGCTGGGGATTCGGCACGGGGGCAGCAGCCTGAGAGATTACTTTGATGGATTGGGCAATCGTGGGGTGATGAAAGAGTTTTTGCAGGTCTACGATCGGGAGGGGCAGCCGACCTTGGACGGCCGGGGCATGGTGAAGCGGATCGTCCAGCAGGCCCGGTCGACCTGGTTTTGCCCGGAGGTGCAGCGCTAG
- a CDS encoding DUF1016 domain-containing protein, whose product MIAKKPKKRPGELATQYNSILGDISSVINEARRSAARSVNCIMTAAYWLIGRRIVESEQKGESRAGYGEELLERLSADLSQSHGRGFSRQNLQQMRQFYLCYPLEQIRQTPSGEFGPPSNVIIRQTESGILQTPSAESILSSISIKFPLPWSAYVRLLGVKNESARKFYEAEALRGGWSVRQLDRQINSQFYERTALSKNKAAMLSKGEKASPGDHVLPEEEIKDPFMLEFLGLKDEYSETDLEEALIRHLEAFLLELGGDFCFIGRQRRLRIDDEWYRVDLLFFHRRLRCLVIIDLKIGKFTHADAGQMHLYLNYAREHWVRDGENPPVGLILCAQKGDDLAKYALEGLPNKVMASEYRTTLPDEKRLVAEIERTRAVLEGRKPPPLTGRNSVKKKGKQ is encoded by the coding sequence ATGATCGCAAAGAAGCCGAAAAAACGTCCCGGCGAATTGGCCACCCAATACAATTCCATTTTGGGGGACATCTCCAGCGTCATCAATGAAGCCAGGAGATCTGCCGCCCGATCAGTCAATTGCATCATGACAGCTGCTTATTGGCTGATCGGCAGGCGTATTGTGGAATCCGAACAAAAGGGGGAGAGCCGCGCAGGGTATGGGGAAGAGCTGCTGGAGCGGTTATCCGCCGATCTCAGTCAGAGTCATGGACGTGGCTTCTCCCGGCAAAACCTCCAGCAAATGAGGCAGTTTTACCTATGTTACCCGCTGGAACAAATTCGCCAGACACCGTCTGGCGAATTCGGCCCTCCTTCCAATGTAATCATTCGCCAGACAGAGTCTGGCATTTTGCAGACACCGTCTGCAGAATCGATCCTTTCCAGTATTTCCATAAAATTTCCGCTCCCCTGGTCGGCCTACGTTCGCTTACTGGGGGTGAAAAACGAATCAGCCCGAAAGTTTTACGAGGCCGAAGCCCTGCGCGGCGGCTGGTCGGTGCGGCAACTCGACCGGCAGATCAATTCCCAGTTCTATGAACGCACCGCCCTGTCGAAGAACAAGGCCGCCATGTTGAGTAAGGGGGAAAAGGCTTCGCCTGGGGACCATGTTCTGCCGGAAGAGGAAATCAAGGACCCATTCATGCTGGAATTCCTCGGGCTCAAGGACGAATATTCGGAAACGGATCTGGAAGAGGCGTTGATCCGCCACTTGGAAGCCTTCCTTTTAGAATTGGGCGGCGATTTCTGTTTCATCGGCAGGCAGAGACGCTTGCGGATCGATGACGAGTGGTATCGTGTGGACCTTTTGTTTTTCCACCGTCGCTTACGATGCCTGGTGATCATTGATCTCAAGATCGGCAAGTTTACCCATGCCGATGCCGGGCAAATGCACCTCTATCTCAACTATGCGAGGGAACATTGGGTGCGCGACGGTGAGAATCCGCCCGTCGGGTTGATTCTCTGCGCCCAGAAAGGCGATGATCTCGCCAAATACGCGTTGGAAGGACTGCCCAATAAGGTCATGGCTTCGGAGTACCGAACAACCCTGCCCGATGAAAAAAGACTTGTCGCCGAGATTGAGCGGACCCGGGCGGTTCTGGAAGGCAGAAAACCTCCTCCCCTTACAGGTCGAAACTCCGTGAAGAAAAAAGGGAAGCAATGA
- a CDS encoding VOC family protein has protein sequence MMDPAKNTICLWYNGDAEEAARFYAKTFPDSSVGAVHRAPADFPSGKKGDALTVEFTVMGIPCLGLNGGPAFKHSEAFSFQVATSDQEETDRYWNAIVGNGGQESACGWCKDKWGLSWQITPIVLTKAVTNPDPAVAKRAFEAMMQMRKIDVAAIEAACRG, from the coding sequence ATGATGGATCCAGCAAAGAACACGATCTGTCTTTGGTACAACGGCGACGCCGAGGAGGCGGCGCGATTTTATGCCAAGACCTTCCCCGATTCGTCGGTCGGCGCCGTGCACCGCGCACCGGCGGACTTTCCGTCGGGGAAGAAGGGGGACGCGTTGACCGTCGAGTTTACCGTGATGGGCATCCCGTGCCTTGGGCTCAACGGCGGACCCGCGTTTAAGCACAGCGAGGCGTTCTCGTTTCAAGTCGCCACTTCCGACCAGGAGGAAACGGATCGCTACTGGAACGCAATCGTCGGCAACGGCGGCCAGGAGAGCGCGTGCGGCTGGTGCAAGGACAAATGGGGATTGTCCTGGCAGATTACGCCGATCGTCCTGACGAAAGCGGTCACTAATCCCGATCCCGCCGTCGCCAAGCGCGCGTTCGAGGCGATGATGCAGATGAGGAAGATCGACGTCGCGGCGATCGAGGCGGCTTGTCGCGGGTGA
- a CDS encoding M20/M25/M40 family metallo-hydrolase, which produces MTNPEQAIQYIHTNFERFIRELSEYATIPSVSFPGYPPEPLNESAQWTARKMKDAGLEHVEILEIPGAPPFVVGDWLHAPGAPTVLLYAHHDVQPPGRPEKWLSPAFAPQRRGDRLYGRGVVDDKAGALMHLFALEAYLKTSGKLPVNVRFLIEGEEETGSEHLGEFVRRYKDRLKADVMVLTDTANLDLGLPSLTYRLRGLVDAIVEVRTLDHPVHSGMWGGPTLDALSALNRILARLTTEDGKIAIPDFYEGIEPVVGLEKERLRALPFEEKKFLNEVGAVESLQLAGERDFSVYERIWCRPACAILGIDAPQVAKTSNQIVESARAKVSIRIVSGMDPEKSRQRLCDFLKKDPPYGAQVTVKPGTAGRPWKVDPVGPAYEAAARALKRGFGRDAVFIGCGGSIPFVEPLTHEFGGIPALLIGLEDPFCNAHGENESLYLPDWKKGMESAVWLFSERIV; this is translated from the coding sequence ATGACGAATCCCGAGCAAGCCATTCAATATATCCACACCAACTTCGAACGCTTCATCCGGGAATTGTCCGAATACGCGACGATCCCCTCGGTGAGCTTCCCCGGCTACCCGCCGGAGCCGCTGAACGAATCCGCCCAATGGACCGCGCGCAAGATGAAAGACGCGGGCCTCGAGCACGTCGAGATCCTCGAGATTCCCGGCGCGCCGCCCTTCGTGGTCGGCGACTGGCTGCACGCGCCCGGCGCGCCGACCGTCCTGCTCTACGCCCACCACGATGTGCAGCCGCCGGGCCGCCCCGAGAAGTGGCTCTCGCCGGCCTTCGCGCCCCAGCGCCGCGGCGACCGCCTCTACGGGCGCGGCGTGGTCGACGACAAGGCGGGGGCGCTGATGCACCTCTTCGCCCTCGAGGCCTATTTGAAGACCTCCGGCAAGCTGCCGGTCAACGTGCGCTTCCTGATCGAAGGCGAGGAAGAGACGGGCAGCGAGCACCTGGGCGAATTCGTCCGCCGCTACAAAGACCGCCTCAAAGCCGACGTGATGGTCCTGACCGACACGGCCAACCTCGACCTCGGCCTGCCTTCGCTCACCTACCGCCTGCGCGGCTTGGTCGACGCGATCGTCGAGGTGCGCACGCTGGACCATCCGGTGCACAGCGGGATGTGGGGCGGGCCCACGCTCGACGCGCTCAGCGCGCTCAACCGGATCCTCGCGCGGCTCACGACGGAGGACGGCAAGATCGCCATCCCCGATTTCTACGAGGGCATCGAGCCCGTGGTCGGCCTCGAGAAGGAACGGCTGCGCGCCTTGCCCTTCGAGGAGAAGAAATTTTTAAATGAGGTCGGGGCCGTCGAGTCGCTGCAGCTCGCCGGCGAGCGCGACTTCAGCGTCTACGAGCGCATCTGGTGCCGGCCCGCCTGCGCGATCTTGGGCATCGACGCGCCGCAGGTCGCCAAGACCAGCAACCAGATCGTCGAGTCGGCCCGCGCGAAGGTCTCGATCCGCATCGTCAGCGGGATGGATCCGGAAAAAAGCCGGCAACGGCTCTGCGATTTCCTTAAGAAGGACCCGCCCTACGGCGCCCAGGTCACGGTGAAGCCCGGCACGGCGGGGCGGCCCTGGAAGGTCGACCCGGTGGGGCCCGCCTACGAGGCCGCGGCCCGGGCGCTGAAGAGGGGCTTCGGCCGCGACGCGGTATTCATCGGCTGCGGCGGGTCGATCCCCTTCGTCGAGCCGCTGACCCACGAGTTCGGCGGCATCCCGGCCCTGCTGATCGGCCTCGAGGACCCCTTCTGCAACGCCCACGGCGAGAACGAAAGCCTCTACCTCCCGGATTGGAAGAAGGGGATGGAGTCGGCGGTGTGGCTTTTTTCGGAACGAATCGTCTAG